The proteins below come from a single Triticum aestivum cultivar Chinese Spring chromosome 5D, IWGSC CS RefSeq v2.1, whole genome shotgun sequence genomic window:
- the LOC123119745 gene encoding 5-methylthioadenosine/S-adenosylhomocysteine deaminase, with the protein MTQVTAVSADIVLHNAFVVTMDGALTVLRDGAIAVVGDRIAAVGPSADVLGAFPGAAQTLNLAGRILLPGFVNTHVHTSQQLARGIADDVDLMTWLHGRIWPYESHMTEEDSYASTLLCGIELIRSGVTCFAEAGGQYVSEMARAVELLGLRACLTKSTMDCGDGLPPNWSSCSTDDCIQSQKDLYEKHHNTADGRIRIWFGLRQIMNATDRLLLETRDAAQELNTGIHMHIAEIPYENQLVMRMKKIDHGTVTYLEKIDFLRNNLLAAHSVWLNESEISHFSNAGVKVSHCPASAMRMLGFAPIREMLDSGVCVSLGTDGAPSNNRMSIVDEMYLASLINKGREAYISGTTNPTVLPSETVLTMATINGAKAVLWDNEIGSLEVGKKADLIVVNPFKWSMLPLHDSIANIVYCMRSENIESVMCNGQWIMKDQKIMNVNEEEVISSAVKRATALLARAGINLPERMNYL; encoded by the exons ATGACGCAGGTGACGGCGGTATCGGCCGACATCGTCCTCCACAACGCGTTTGTCGTCACCATGGACGGCGCCCTGACGGTCCTCCGGGACGGCGCCATCGCCGTCGTGGGCGACCGCATCGCCGCCGTGGGCCCTTCGGCGGACGTCCTTGGCGCCTTCCCCGGCGCCGCGCAGACCCTCAACCTCGCGGGTCGTATCCTCCTTCCCG GGTTTGTGAACACCCACGTGCACACGTCGCAGCAGCTGGCGCGGGGGATCGCCGACGACGTCGACCTGATGACGTGGCTGCACGGGAGGATCTGGCCCTACGAGTCTCACATGACGGAGGAGGACTCCTACGCCTCCACGCTCCTCTGCGGCATCGAGCTCATCCGATCTGGG GTAACATGCTTTGCCGAAGCAGGTGGGCAGTATGTTTCAGAAATGGCACGGGCGGTGGAATTGCTGGGATTGCGTGCATGCTTGACAAAGTCAACAATGGACTGTGGTGATGGGTTACCTCCAAACTGGAGTTCTTGTTCTACCGACGACTGCATTCAG TCACAGAAAGATCTATATGAAAAGCATCATAACACAGCTGATGGACGAATCAGGATATGGTTTGGGTTGAGACAGATCATGAATGCGACAGATCGGTTACTGCTTGAAACAAGGGATGCTGCACAGGAACTGAATACTGGAATCCATATG CATATTGCGGAAATACCATATGAAAATCAGCTTGTAATGCGGATGAAGAAAATTGATCATGGGACAGTTACATATTTAGAGAAAATTGATTTTCTGAGGAATAATTTGCTGGCTGCCCATTCTGTTTGGTTGAATGAGTCTGAG ATAAGTCATTTTTCAAACGCTGGTGTCAAGGTTTCTCATTGCCCAGCATCTGCCATGAGAATGTTGGGGTTTGCTCCTATTAGGGAAATGCTGGATTCTGGTGTTTGTGTCTCTCTCGGTACCGATGGAGCACCAAGCAATAACAGAATGAGCATTG TTGATGAGATGTACCTAGCCTCCCTTATTAACAAAGGGCGTGAGGCCTATATCAGTGGTACAACAAACCCAACCGTGCTTCCTTCTGAGACTGTGCTGACGATGGCTACTATTAATGGTGCAAAAGCGGTTCTGTGGGATAATGAAATAGGCTCTCTGGAGGTTGGCAAAAAG GCGGATCTGATTGTCGTGAATCCATTTAAGTGGTCCATGCTTCCGTTACATGACAG CATTGCCAACATTGTTTATTGCATGCGGTCAGAAAATATCGAATCTGTTATGTGCAATGGCCAATGGATTATGAAGGATCAGAAGATTATGAATGTAAATGAG GAGGAGGTAATTTCTTCAGCAGTAAAGAGAGCAACTGCCCTCCTAGCGCGAGCTGGCATCAATCTCCCTGAAAGGATGAACTACTTGTGA